In the Amblyraja radiata isolate CabotCenter1 chromosome 13, sAmbRad1.1.pri, whole genome shotgun sequence genome, one interval contains:
- the LOC116979528 gene encoding probable E3 ubiquitin-protein ligase ARI10, giving the protein MNLWTHWLGLSIQERMTETPGKRYDPNDSTLKFVQRKDEITGDDDPNVLRVEMSCGHAVDPTSLTGWCRSLIDSGHSTFHCPAIKGGTEEKCNKEWPYVEVRRHALLTDDEQKYFEEKVALLAAAKYCEFSTCPGCQTCVERKDLTNLSVRCSICAAQNGSCYEFCWQCSKQWKGHAPRSDRCDNEGCTNIQLDALKNCDMKTLSFSNIQCPKFRACPTCGITIEHKEMCKYILCSRCHVEFCFACLETKAVCERSSNYSATCAVAPRQTSIPTWTRTPNVTPNVTHQSSIPTTNNENSWCTIL; this is encoded by the exons ATGAACCTTTGGACACATTGGTTGGGACTGAGCATCCAGGAAAGGATGACGGAGACGCCGGGAAAGCGCTATGATCCCAATGACAGCACCCTGAAGTTTGTACAGAGAAAGGACGAGATCACAG GCGATGATGACCCAAATGTTCTCAGAGTGGAGATGTCCTGTGGACATGCTGTGGACCCCACATCTCTGACCGGGTGGTGCCGTAGCCTGATAGATTCT GGTCATTCCACATTCCACTGCCCTGCTATAAAGGGTGGAACAGAAGAAAAGTGCAACAAGGAATGGCCCTATGTGGAGGTTCGCAGGCATGCATTGCTGACTGACGATGAACAGAAGTATTTTGAAGAGAAGGTTGCCTTACTCGCTGCGGCAAAGTACTGTGAATTCAGCACG TGCCCTGGATGCCAGACTTGTGTCGAGCGAAAAGATCTGACAAATCTTTCAGTGAGATGTTCCATTTGTGCAGCGCAAAATGGAAGTTGCTATGAATTTTGCTGGCAATGTTCGAAGCAATGGAAGGGCCATGCACCCCGTTCTGATCGATGTGACAATGAAGGATGTACAAACATTCAGCTGGACGCCCTTAAGAACTGTGACATGAAAACTTTATCCTTCAGTAACATCCAATGCCCTAAATTCCGCGCTTGTCCCACATGTGGGATTACTATAGAGCATAAAGAAATGTGCAAGTATATCCTGTGCTCCAGGTGTCATGTGGAGTTTTGCTTTGCTTGCCTTGAGACCAAAGCAGTTTGTGAAAGATCATCTAACTATTCTGCTACTTGTGCTGTGGCCCCGAGGCAAACAAGTATTCCCACGTGGACTCGCACTCCAAATGTTACTCCAAATGTTACTCATCAATCATCAATACCAACCACCAATAATGAGAATTCATGGTGCACAATTTTATAA